From a single Sinomonas atrocyanea genomic region:
- a CDS encoding PIG-L deacetylase family protein, whose protein sequence is MPPRTLMLVVAHPDDDAIGIAGSIALHGADPGFRFALVHATDGAAGLIAPGTDTTRAGLGQYRRDEDERAWSAHGRGPDRHEWLGYEDGRLGDADFGALTAHLRALLEDERPDVVATFGPDGVTGHPDHIAIGRATDAAFLDLADRGGPGLKRLLHWALKESTWLRINAARTSSGLPPWDPAQVYHFRGIPDDLVDMRVDTRSVAERVVAGLAEHRSQRLSLFEHPLARDAWLAAASHEHFVQAWPPREPRRPLLTDIFEGLG, encoded by the coding sequence GTGCCCCCGCGCACCCTCATGCTCGTCGTGGCGCACCCGGACGACGACGCCATCGGGATCGCCGGTTCGATCGCCCTGCACGGCGCCGACCCGGGGTTCAGGTTCGCCCTCGTCCACGCGACGGACGGGGCTGCGGGCCTGATCGCCCCCGGGACCGACACGACCCGCGCCGGGCTCGGCCAGTACCGGCGCGACGAGGACGAGCGGGCGTGGTCGGCGCACGGGCGGGGACCCGACCGCCACGAATGGCTCGGCTACGAGGACGGACGCCTCGGCGACGCCGACTTCGGCGCGCTCACGGCCCACCTCCGGGCCCTGCTGGAGGACGAGCGCCCGGACGTCGTGGCCACCTTCGGGCCGGACGGAGTGACAGGGCACCCCGACCACATCGCGATCGGCCGCGCCACGGACGCCGCGTTCCTCGACCTCGCGGACCGCGGCGGCCCGGGTCTGAAGCGCCTCCTGCACTGGGCCCTGAAGGAATCCACGTGGCTGCGCATCAATGCGGCCCGCACCTCCAGCGGCCTGCCGCCCTGGGACCCCGCGCAGGTCTACCACTTCCGCGGCATCCCCGACGACCTCGTCGACATGCGGGTGGACACCCGCAGCGTCGCCGAGCGGGTCGTCGCCGGACTCGCCGAGCACCGCAGCCAGCGGCTGTCCCTGTTCGAGCACCCGCTCGCGCGCGACGCCTGGCTCGCTGCGGCCTCCCACGAGCACTTCGTGCAGGCCTGGCCCCCGCGCGAGCCGCGCCGCCCACTTCTGACCGACATCTTCGAGGGCCTCGGCTAG
- a CDS encoding maleylpyruvate isomerase family mycothiol-dependent enzyme: MGTVAAAPTDTELLAALRAAAEGIHQEIGGLGEDAVAAPSELPGWTRGHVLAHIEGIAAALARQAELARRHEQADLYDGGKAARDRAIESGARASAEVHRRRTGAAVDRAVAAFAALEPAEWETPVRFRDGVARDAGLALWRELVVHRSDLGTGCTQQEWTAGFCRHLVDFLAPRVPEGQAFVLRPEGGEQIRLGGGSDDVVLAGRLQDLAAWLAGRPVSHGAVRAERDGQAVPRPELGPWPSAIPA, translated from the coding sequence ATGGGAACCGTCGCCGCAGCCCCGACCGACACCGAGCTCCTCGCCGCCCTCCGCGCCGCGGCGGAGGGGATCCACCAGGAGATCGGGGGCCTCGGCGAGGACGCGGTCGCCGCGCCTTCCGAGCTGCCCGGGTGGACCCGGGGGCACGTGCTGGCCCACATCGAGGGGATTGCCGCGGCGCTGGCCCGGCAGGCCGAACTCGCGCGCCGGCACGAGCAGGCGGACCTCTACGACGGCGGCAAGGCCGCCCGCGACCGTGCCATCGAGTCGGGCGCGCGCGCTTCTGCCGAGGTCCACCGCCGTCGCACCGGGGCGGCCGTGGACCGCGCCGTCGCGGCGTTCGCCGCGCTCGAGCCGGCCGAGTGGGAGACCCCGGTCCGCTTCCGCGACGGGGTGGCGCGGGACGCCGGGCTCGCCCTCTGGCGCGAGCTGGTGGTCCACCGCAGCGACCTGGGCACCGGGTGCACCCAGCAGGAGTGGACCGCCGGCTTCTGCCGGCACCTCGTGGACTTCCTGGCTCCCCGGGTCCCCGAGGGCCAGGCGTTCGTGCTGCGCCCCGAGGGCGGCGAGCAGATCCGCCTCGGCGGCGGCAGCGACGACGTCGTGCTCGCCGGGCGCCTGCAGGACCTTGCGGCCTGGCTCGCAGGGCGCCCGGTCTCCCACGGTGCCGTCCGCGCCGAGCGCGACGGCCAGGCGGTCCCGCGGCCCGAGCTCGGGCCGTGGCCGTCGGCGATCCCCGCCTAG
- a CDS encoding DNA-3-methyladenine glycosylase translates to MDFDALVHWLLRDPVAVAPDLLGAILSHTTPEGTVAVRLTEVEAYRGHRDSDHPDPGSHSYNGRTPRNEVMWGPPGRLYVYFTYGMHFCANIVCGPAGSSSGCLLRGAEVVEGLVLARSRRPAARRDAELARGPARLAQALAIGRADNGAALDGGRFRLEPPAHRAAGVLSGPRVGVAGPGGSADSPWRFWLPGEPSVSPYRPAKARPPRTL, encoded by the coding sequence GTGGACTTCGACGCCCTGGTCCACTGGCTCCTGCGCGACCCGGTCGCCGTGGCCCCCGACCTGCTCGGCGCCATCCTCTCGCACACCACGCCGGAGGGGACCGTCGCCGTGCGCCTGACGGAGGTGGAGGCCTACCGCGGGCACCGCGACTCCGACCACCCCGACCCCGGATCGCACTCCTACAACGGCCGCACCCCGCGCAACGAGGTGATGTGGGGCCCTCCGGGGCGCCTGTACGTCTACTTCACCTACGGCATGCACTTCTGCGCGAACATCGTGTGCGGCCCTGCGGGCAGTTCCTCCGGCTGCCTGCTCAGGGGCGCGGAGGTCGTCGAGGGCCTGGTGCTCGCGCGGTCCCGGCGCCCCGCGGCCAGGAGGGACGCCGAGCTCGCCCGGGGGCCGGCGCGCCTGGCCCAGGCCCTCGCGATCGGCCGCGCGGACAACGGCGCGGCGCTCGACGGCGGCCGGTTCCGGCTCGAACCCCCGGCCCACCGCGCCGCCGGGGTCCTCTCAGGCCCCCGCGTGGGCGTGGCCGGCCCGGGGGGCTCCGCCGACTCCCCGTGGCGGTTCTGGCTCCCCGGGGAGCCGAGCGTCTCCCCGTACCGCCCGGCGAAGGCCCGCCCGCCCCGCACCCTCTGA
- a CDS encoding adenine phosphoribosyltransferase: MLDRLCATVPDYPKPGIVFKDLTPAFADPQGLRAIVDAIVAPFAGQFDLVAGIEARGFLLAAAAAYATGTGVLTVRKAGKLPRETFLEEYALEYGTAALEVHTTDIAPGARVLVLDDVLATGGTVGAAVRLVDRCGGDVVGVGVVLELEGLGGREALSGHRVHSLQRLGD, translated from the coding sequence ATCCTCGACCGCCTCTGCGCGACGGTGCCGGACTACCCGAAGCCCGGCATCGTCTTCAAGGACCTCACCCCGGCGTTCGCCGACCCGCAGGGCCTGCGTGCCATCGTCGACGCGATCGTCGCCCCGTTCGCGGGCCAGTTCGACCTCGTCGCAGGCATCGAGGCCCGCGGCTTCCTGCTGGCGGCCGCCGCGGCCTACGCGACGGGCACGGGCGTCCTCACGGTCCGCAAGGCCGGGAAGCTCCCGCGCGAGACCTTCCTGGAGGAGTACGCCCTCGAGTACGGCACGGCCGCCCTCGAGGTGCACACCACGGACATCGCCCCGGGCGCCCGCGTCCTGGTGCTCGACGACGTCCTCGCCACCGGCGGCACGGTCGGGGCCGCGGTGCGCCTCGTGGACCGCTGCGGCGGTGACGTCGTGGGCGTGGGAGTCGTGCTCGAGCTCGAAGGGCTCGGCGGCCGCGAGGCCCTCTCGGGGCACCGCGTGCACTCGCTCCAGCGCCTCGGCGACTGA
- a CDS encoding HelD family protein, whose protein sequence is MLDADLAHERDYVRGLYTRLDELREEKRSQLAAVRKAGAIGSSQNVSERDAFAAMYEDRLAQLDAVENRLVFGRLDLDGGESQYIGRIGLSTEDLRRLMVDWRAPEASHFYQATAFDRQGVRRRRHLILQGREVVAIEDDVLDSDMLTEGTAQHQGEGALLAALNSKRTGRMADIVSTIQAEQDRIIRAPMAGALVVQGGPGTGKTAVALHRAAYLLYSHRDRLKSAGVLLVGPSSSFMKYIERVLPSLGETGVVMSSVGRLMPGIAAVPEKDPRIAALKGSQRMVPLIAAAVANRQRIPSADRVLEVEGYRLLLTPRQVRRARDKARATGKPYNEARNTFVKILLRELTEQLQSKVEASGSGNTTDRSYLAEDVRQSRDVRVAVNLCWMPMTAEKLVAELLGRRSILDAVAHEFTEEERDLLHRPEDAPWTEADVPLLDEAAELLGELDAATGHEAARREAERRRDLENAQQTLRNIDAALREQGIDGVVEAEDLVAFQQEPEVRLTAAERAVGDRTWAYGHIIVDEAQELSYMQWRLLVRRCPLKSFTIVGDIAQTSSAAGASSWGRALRPFFGDRWTLEELTVNYRTPAQIAEAAARMAAAAGLVVSAPKAVREGRWDPIVERVDAGAVVPRLLEVLPEELEAADGGLVAVIAEAPLLGAAREALREVYGPRVGGGAGSFEQDIVVLDPREAKGLEFDAVVVLEPSALLDHEYGKVGDLYVAMTRPTQRLRLISEGPLPAGIEQGKRGRG, encoded by the coding sequence ATGCTCGACGCCGATCTCGCCCATGAACGGGACTACGTCAGGGGTCTCTACACGCGTCTCGATGAGCTGCGCGAGGAAAAGCGCAGCCAGCTGGCGGCGGTCCGCAAGGCCGGTGCCATCGGCTCGAGCCAGAATGTGTCCGAACGCGACGCGTTCGCGGCGATGTACGAGGACCGTCTCGCCCAGCTCGACGCCGTGGAGAACCGCCTGGTCTTCGGCCGGCTCGACCTCGACGGCGGGGAGTCGCAGTACATCGGCCGCATCGGCCTGAGCACCGAGGACCTGCGCCGCCTGATGGTGGACTGGCGGGCCCCCGAGGCGAGCCACTTCTACCAGGCCACGGCGTTCGACCGGCAGGGAGTGCGCCGGCGCCGGCACCTCATCCTGCAGGGCCGGGAGGTCGTGGCCATCGAGGACGACGTCCTCGACTCGGACATGCTCACCGAGGGGACCGCCCAGCACCAGGGCGAGGGTGCACTGCTCGCAGCGCTGAACTCGAAGCGCACGGGCCGCATGGCGGACATCGTCAGCACCATCCAGGCCGAGCAGGACCGGATCATCCGCGCTCCCATGGCCGGCGCCCTCGTCGTCCAGGGCGGACCGGGCACGGGCAAGACCGCGGTCGCCCTGCACCGCGCGGCGTACCTGCTGTACTCGCACCGCGACCGCCTCAAGAGCGCCGGGGTCCTGCTCGTGGGCCCGTCGTCGTCCTTCATGAAGTACATCGAACGGGTCCTGCCTTCGCTCGGCGAGACCGGTGTTGTGATGTCCAGCGTGGGCCGGCTCATGCCCGGCATCGCGGCCGTGCCCGAGAAGGATCCCCGCATCGCGGCCCTCAAGGGGAGCCAGCGCATGGTCCCCCTCATCGCGGCGGCCGTGGCCAACCGGCAGCGGATCCCCTCGGCGGACCGGGTGCTCGAGGTCGAGGGCTACCGGCTCCTGCTGACCCCGCGCCAGGTGCGCCGGGCGCGGGACAAGGCCCGGGCTACCGGCAAGCCGTACAACGAGGCCCGGAACACGTTCGTGAAGATCCTCCTGCGCGAGCTCACCGAGCAGCTGCAGTCCAAGGTCGAGGCGAGCGGCTCCGGCAACACCACGGACCGCTCCTACCTCGCCGAGGACGTGCGGCAGTCGCGGGACGTGCGGGTGGCCGTGAACCTGTGCTGGATGCCGATGACCGCCGAGAAGCTCGTCGCCGAGCTCCTGGGCCGGCGGAGCATCCTCGACGCAGTCGCGCACGAGTTCACCGAGGAGGAACGCGACCTCCTGCACCGCCCCGAGGACGCCCCCTGGACGGAGGCGGACGTGCCCCTGCTGGACGAGGCCGCCGAGCTGCTCGGCGAGCTCGACGCGGCCACGGGACACGAGGCGGCGCGCCGCGAGGCCGAGCGCCGCCGCGACCTCGAGAACGCCCAGCAGACCCTCAGGAACATCGACGCCGCCCTGCGCGAGCAGGGGATCGACGGCGTCGTCGAGGCCGAGGACCTCGTCGCGTTCCAGCAGGAGCCCGAGGTGCGCCTCACCGCCGCGGAGCGCGCGGTGGGGGACAGGACCTGGGCCTACGGGCACATCATCGTCGACGAGGCGCAGGAGCTCTCCTACATGCAGTGGCGCCTGCTGGTGCGCCGCTGCCCGCTCAAGTCGTTCACGATCGTCGGGGACATCGCCCAGACCTCCTCCGCAGCCGGGGCGTCCTCGTGGGGCCGCGCGCTCCGCCCGTTCTTCGGCGACCGGTGGACGCTCGAGGAGCTCACGGTCAACTACCGCACCCCGGCGCAGATCGCCGAGGCGGCCGCGCGCATGGCGGCGGCCGCGGGACTCGTGGTCTCGGCCCCCAAGGCCGTCCGGGAGGGACGCTGGGACCCGATCGTCGAGCGTGTGGACGCCGGCGCCGTCGTGCCGCGCCTTCTCGAGGTGCTCCCGGAGGAGCTCGAGGCGGCCGACGGCGGTCTGGTCGCCGTCATCGCCGAGGCACCGCTGCTCGGGGCGGCGCGCGAGGCCCTGCGGGAGGTGTACGGACCGCGGGTCGGCGGGGGAGCGGGCAGCTTCGAGCAGGACATCGTGGTGCTCGATCCGCGCGAGGCCAAGGGCCTCGAGTTCGACGCCGTCGTGGTCCTCGAGCCCTCGGCCCTGCTCGACCACGAGTACGGCAAAGTGGGCGACCTCTACGTGGCCATGACCCGCCCGACACAGCGGCTCCGGCTCATCTCGGAGGGGCCCCTCCCGGCCGGCATCGAGCAGGGGAAGCGCGGGCGTGGCTGA
- the tyrS gene encoding tyrosine--tRNA ligase: MPQTAILDSQKNDPSFPNIWQELVWRGLIHVSTDEGELEELLAGEPITYYCGFDPTAPSLHLGNLVQLLVLRRLQLAGHKPLGLVGGSTGLIGDPRPTAERTLNTKDTVAEWVGYLKAQVSRFLSFEGENAARIVNNLDWTAPLSAIDFLREIGKHFRVGTMLRKDAVASRLSSDEGISYTEFSYQILQGMDYLELYRQYGCVLETGGSDQWGNLTSGTELIRKVEGKTVHALGTPLITNADGTKFGKSEGNAIWLDPVMCSPYTFYQFWLNTSDADVVDRLKVFTFLTRVEIEQFEASVAERPFAREAQRRLAFEVTSLVHGVDAAEKVIAASAALFGNGDLGVLDEGTLSAATAELTTAAVTAEQLGIVELLVATGLAESKSAARRTVGEGGAYVNNTKITDPDATVTVEDALHGRYFLVRRGKKNLATAVLEG, translated from the coding sequence GTGCCGCAGACAGCAATCCTCGACTCCCAGAAGAACGATCCGAGCTTCCCGAACATCTGGCAGGAGCTCGTGTGGCGTGGCCTCATCCACGTCTCGACCGACGAGGGCGAGCTCGAAGAGCTCCTCGCCGGGGAGCCGATCACCTACTACTGCGGCTTCGACCCCACGGCGCCGAGCCTCCACCTGGGCAATCTGGTCCAGCTGCTCGTCCTGCGCCGGCTGCAGCTGGCCGGGCACAAGCCGCTCGGCCTCGTCGGCGGGTCCACGGGTCTCATCGGAGATCCCCGGCCCACCGCGGAGCGGACGCTCAACACCAAGGACACCGTCGCGGAATGGGTCGGCTACCTCAAGGCGCAGGTGAGCCGCTTCCTCTCCTTCGAGGGGGAGAACGCTGCCCGGATCGTGAACAACCTCGACTGGACGGCGCCGCTCTCGGCCATCGACTTCCTGCGCGAGATCGGCAAGCACTTCCGCGTCGGCACGATGCTGCGCAAGGACGCGGTCGCCTCGCGGCTCAGCTCGGACGAGGGCATCTCCTACACGGAGTTCAGCTACCAGATCCTGCAGGGCATGGACTACCTGGAGCTCTACCGGCAGTACGGCTGCGTCCTCGAGACGGGCGGGTCCGACCAGTGGGGCAACCTCACGAGCGGCACCGAGCTGATCCGCAAGGTCGAGGGCAAGACGGTCCACGCCCTTGGCACCCCGCTGATCACGAACGCCGATGGCACCAAGTTCGGCAAGAGCGAGGGCAACGCCATCTGGCTCGATCCGGTCATGTGCTCGCCGTACACGTTCTACCAGTTCTGGCTCAACACCTCGGATGCGGACGTGGTCGACCGCCTCAAGGTCTTCACGTTCCTCACCCGCGTCGAGATCGAGCAGTTCGAGGCGTCGGTCGCCGAGCGGCCGTTCGCCCGCGAGGCCCAGCGGCGCCTCGCCTTCGAGGTCACCTCCCTCGTGCACGGAGTCGACGCGGCGGAGAAGGTCATCGCCGCCTCCGCGGCGCTCTTCGGCAACGGCGACCTCGGGGTCCTCGACGAGGGCACCCTCTCCGCGGCCACCGCTGAGCTGACGACGGCGGCGGTGACGGCCGAGCAGCTCGGGATCGTCGAGCTGCTGGTCGCCACCGGGCTTGCCGAGAGCAAGTCGGCAGCCCGGCGGACGGTCGGAGAGGGCGGCGCCTACGTGAACAACACCAAGATCACCGACCCCGACGCGACGGTCACTGTGGAGGATGCCCTGCACGGGCGCTACTTCCTCGTGCGGCGGGGCAAGAAGAACCTGGCCACCGCGGTCCTCGAGGGCTGA
- a CDS encoding HAD-IIA family hydrolase, with translation MAELIEAFDAVLSDLDGVVYAGPHAIPGAVEALQSLAPRGVRLGYVTNNASRSPAEVAAHLRELGAPAGDDDVVSSAQAGASLLAQQVPAGARVLVTGSAALAHEVELRGLTPVWSAEEDPAAVIQGFSPDLGWRDLAEAAYAVAAGAVWIATNTDMSIPQARGIAPGNGTLVAAVRAATGREPLVAGKPEAPLFLAAAERLGSRRPVVVGDRLDTDILGGNRAGFATAVVLTGVDTEQSILGARHAERPTYILRTLDDLFRPYPETVASGGAWHVGTSSARTNGEVVEVSGSREDLDAWRAACAAWWAALPEAEERTAPELRWAH, from the coding sequence ATGGCCGAGCTCATCGAGGCGTTCGACGCCGTCCTGTCCGACCTCGACGGCGTCGTCTACGCCGGCCCGCACGCCATCCCGGGCGCCGTCGAGGCACTGCAGTCGCTCGCCCCGCGCGGGGTCCGCCTGGGCTACGTGACGAACAACGCTTCCCGCTCCCCGGCCGAGGTCGCCGCCCATCTCCGGGAGCTCGGCGCCCCAGCCGGGGACGACGACGTGGTGAGCTCGGCCCAGGCGGGTGCATCGCTGCTGGCGCAGCAGGTGCCCGCCGGGGCCCGGGTCCTGGTGACGGGGAGCGCCGCCCTGGCCCACGAGGTCGAGCTGCGCGGGCTGACGCCGGTGTGGTCGGCCGAGGAGGACCCTGCCGCCGTGATCCAGGGCTTCAGCCCGGACCTCGGCTGGCGGGACCTCGCCGAGGCCGCCTACGCCGTGGCAGCGGGTGCGGTGTGGATCGCGACCAACACGGACATGTCCATCCCGCAGGCACGCGGCATCGCGCCCGGCAACGGGACACTCGTCGCCGCGGTGCGCGCAGCTACCGGCCGTGAGCCGCTCGTCGCGGGCAAGCCGGAGGCGCCCCTGTTCCTCGCGGCGGCGGAGCGGCTCGGCTCGCGGCGTCCCGTCGTGGTGGGTGACCGGCTCGACACCGACATCCTGGGAGGGAACCGCGCGGGCTTCGCGACCGCGGTGGTGCTCACCGGCGTCGACACCGAGCAGTCCATCCTCGGGGCGCGCCACGCCGAGCGGCCCACCTACATCCTGCGGACGCTGGACGACCTGTTCCGCCCATACCCCGAGACCGTTGCCTCCGGGGGCGCCTGGCACGTCGGCACCTCGTCGGCGCGCACCAACGGCGAGGTGGTCGAGGTCTCCGGGTCCCGCGAGGACCTGGACGCCTGGCGCGCGGCCTGCGCCGCGTGGTGGGCTGCCCTGCCCGAGGCAGAGGAGCGGACGGCCCCGGAGCTGCGCTGGGCACACTGA